In Meleagris gallopavo isolate NT-WF06-2002-E0010 breed Aviagen turkey brand Nicholas breeding stock chromosome 5, Turkey_5.1, whole genome shotgun sequence, a single window of DNA contains:
- the ASCL3 gene encoding achaete-scute homolog 3 yields the protein MQNLMDGKSYCNLTDKLSISADTQCIQLPRPFCADPLVMFHMYSETPNQVACSEDLSFLPFVSEHFITENFYSEPCGFSYQIPHCNYNRSEYSYGPAFIRKRNERERQRVKCVNEGYAKLRHHLPKEYLEKRLSKVETLRAAIKYIRYLQSVLYSDSMAADKNVMEPRQAAKAINKQSQFLKAI from the coding sequence ATGCAGAACCTGATGGATGGGAAAAGCTACTGTAATCTCACGGACAAGTTGTCCATCTCTGCTGACACTCAGTGCATACAGCTGCCCCGGCCTTTCTGTGCAGACCCACTGGTTATGTTTCACATGTACTCAGAAACACCAAACCAGGTCGCTTGCTCTGAAGATCTGTCATTCCTTCCTTTCGTGTCTGAGCATTTCATCACGGAGAACTTTTACAGTGAGCCCTGTGGCTTTTCCTACCAAATACCCCACTGCAATTACAATAGGAGTGAGTACTCCTATGGGCCAGCTTTCATCAGGAAGAGGAATGAGAGGGAAAGGCAGAGAGTTAAATGTGTCAATGAAGGCTATGCTAAGTTGAGACATCACCTACCTAAGGAATACTTAGAGAAACGGCTCAGCAAAGTAGAGACTCTCCGTGCAGCAATAAAATACATCAGGTACCTACAGTCTGTTCTGTACAGTGATTCCATGGCAGCAGACAAAAATGTCATGGAGCCACGCCAAGCAGCTAAAGCAATTAACAAACAAAGCCAATTTTTGAAGGCTATCTAA